From Amycolatopsis sp. WQ 127309:
CGGCGGCAGCTCCACGACGTCGGACGTCTGCTGCCAGAACGTCCAGCTGTTGCCGCCGAGATCGGCGACGGTGAACACCCGCGCGCCGTAGGGCTGGTCCTGCGGCGGGTCGAGCTCGCCCTCGTCGCCGAGCGCCGCCGCGATCCGCTCGTAGCAGGCGTCGACGTCGTCGACGTACAGGATGTTGAGCTGGCCGACCGGGCCGTCGACGCCCTTGGCCTGCCAGTAGTC
This genomic window contains:
- a CDS encoding glyoxalase/bleomycin resistance/extradiol dioxygenase family protein, whose translation is MSSGYRGLAPYLYYADATAALAWLTRVFGFTEEVRFCDAAGEVFQATLRAGDARIQLAGVGPDYWQAKGVDGPVGQLNILYVDDVDACYERIAAALGDEGELDPPQDQPYGARVFTVADLGGNSWTFWQQTSDVVELPPGWRAVRADG